The genomic interval ATATAAATCTACATACAGTTCGAGCAGACTGCCCCTTATCTCTAAGTTCGCCCATATAGTTTACAATACTTTCTCGTGTAAAAGACTGCAAAAAGTTATTAGTAGGCTGTTGACTAAAGTCTGTTTTTTTAGCAATATATTCGAAGAATCCCTTTAAGTCAAGGCAATAAGATTCCACTGTGTTTCTTGACAGCCCTTTTTCAACAGTAAGGTATGAGGCAAATCTATTAAGCAACGAAACCACATCAGCATCAAGGTGCTGAATATCTGTGTGATCTTTCTTATTCTTTAAATTCATACCTTATATCTCAAGTTCTGTGCGTACAAAATCGCTCTTTTTATTTGTTACATACTCATCAATTCCTGTAGATATTTTCAATTTCTGATACAAAATATCAGCAAGCTTCAGCAGATTTATGGTATCCTCTCTGTTATACATCAACAATAATTCCCTTGCCTCGATACTACCTCTCCTTGCTTGCTCCCAGAGTTTAACCGCAGCATAGCCATCCATTCCCTTAACAGAATCATCCCTTTCTATACCAAATATTGTTTCGAGCTTCTTTAGACCACCATTAATCTCAAGCCTTCGTGCTGCAAAACAGAGGTCAAAATGGGGAATATCAAATCTCACACCTGGAAAAGACCTCATAAGAAAAGGAATGTCAAACACTGCACCATAAAAAGTTATCAGGCACTTATAGCCAGACAGTGCCTTGTTTATATTTTCTGCTGTAAGATTTTCCCCTCTGACAAGGCACCTCCAGTCATATCCATCATAAAGCCCTACGACTGTAACATAGCCACCCTGATTTGGCTGAAAGCCGTTAGTCTCAATATCAAGACAGACAGCACCATCTTTAAACACATCAAAAAGCCTCCAGTGCTCTCTCCGTTTCATTATCTTTGCAAAATACTCTGCATTGCCAATGCCAAGTTCCATTGAAGACTGCATCAATTGATTATCATAGATTCTTTTTCTTTCAGGACTTATACCATCTATCTCATCACAATTACAAAAGTCATCCCATGTAATGATTCCATTCCTCCAGATATGTCTTTCGAGTTTTTCTCCTATGCCGTTAAGTAATGAAAATGTATGCCTTATCACAAAATATTCCTTTCTGAAAATTATTTTGTTCTTATTATACTCTAAAACAACCCTGAAAAGGACAGAGGCTTTTAGAGTGTCAAAGCTAAATGCCCGTGAACGTCGTACTAAGTGACTGCAAGGCAGTCATCCTGAAGGCAAATACCCGAAGGATCTCAAAGGCATGAGACCCTTCGCAGTCCATCATGCTTTTAACAATTCTACACACATTTGGGGGGAAGTCAAATAAAAATTTGGTCATAAATTGTAAATTTAATTGATAATCTGTAAAAATAAAAACAACAAAAATGAGAAATATAAAACTTTCCATACAATATGACGGCACTAATTACAACGGATGGCAGATACAGCCCTCTGAGATTTCAGATTTGAGATTTGAGATTGCAAATTACAAAAAAAAGAAAGACATTATTACAATACAGGGAATAATCCAGTCCACAATCAAAAAAATCACGGGTGAAGATGCAAAGGTCATTGCCGCCGGGAGGACAGATACAGGAGTGCATGCTATAGAGCAAATTGCATCTTTTAAGACATCATCTCACCTATCAGCAGATGTCATAAAAAGGGCATTAAATGCTGTCTTACCTTATGACATAAGGATATTAGATGCATGCGATGCAGCAGATGATTTTCATCCAAGATATAATGCAAAAAGCAAGACTTATGTTTATATCATCTCTAACTCTGCAATAATATCTCCTTTTCTTTACAGGTATGCATGGAAAATCCCACACAATCTTGACATCGAAAAGATGAAGACTGCATCAGAATTTTTAAAAGGCAGACATGACTTCTCTGCATTCAGGGCAAGTGGCTGTGGAGCAAAAAATCCTGTGCGGACTATTCTAAATATCTCGATTGAAAGATTAAATGCTATTCATCTTTTCGATATGCATTTATCAGGCAATTTTTTAAAGATACGATTACAAGCAGATGCATTTTTAAGGCACATGGTTAGAAATATAGTTGGAACACTTGTTGAGATCGGGAAGGGGAAAATAGAACCTGAAGATATAAAAAAAATCATTAATTCTAAAAAAAGAAATCTTGCCGGACCAACATCACCTGCAAAAGGTCTGTTTTTAGAGAAGGTATTTTTTTAAACTTCCTCTTCACGCTCTATCTTTTCAAGCAACTCTTTTTTTTCCTGGCAATCCCTACAGTAGATTGCAAAAGGCATTATTTTAAGGCGCTCCTCGCTTATCTCATCACCACATTCTTCACATATGCCGTATGTGTTTTCATCAAGCTTTCTTAGTGCAGCATCTATTTTAATTAATGTCTCTCTGTGGGTGCTTAACTGCTTAAGGTTTATATCTTCAGAAAGGTCAACTACAGACATATCTCCATCATCCATAACAGTCTCTACAAGTTGCTTCCTTTCACCTGACTTAAACTTCTTGATCTCTGATTTAGCTTCCCTGACAATGTCTTCTCTTTTCTGTATAAGCAGCTTTCTAAGCCTTTCTTTCCTTGCTTTCTCATCTTCAATAATAGACTTTTTCTTTATAGCAGCCTCTGTCTTTTTTTGTGTTGTCTTCTTCTTTTCTGGCATCCTTTTCTTCTCCATTTTTGTCTTTATTCCTGTCTTTGCCTTAGATTTTTCTTTTGTTGTCTTTTTTGCAGCAGTGGTTTTTGTCTTTGACAGCACCTTTGTTTTAGTCTTTGGCTTTGGCGCCTTTTTTGTTTTCTTTGGCATTATCCCTCCTCAAAAAACAGGTTAGGGCTAAGGCTAACCTTTTTCAGTAGCAGTCTCTTCCTTAAAAACTTCTATGATGCTTCTGACCTTAATGCCTGCCTGCTCAAGTGCCTTTTGAACATCCATAAGTTTTGCATCAGTAACCTTCACAATGTAATTGCTGTTTGTAGCCATATATTTACCTCCATTATTTCAATGAGCCATAACTTAATTTATACTTCCATTATCTCTTTTTCCTTATGCTGAAGAATCTCGTCAACTTTATGTATATATGAATCAGTAATCTTTTGAATTTCATCCTGCAGTCTTTTAACATCATCCTCGCTGAGATGCTGCTCTTTTTCAGACTTCTTTATCTCATCATTTATATCCCTTCTTATGTTCCTAACAGCAACCCGTGCCTCTTCAGCCCTCTTTTTCGCAACCTTTACAAGCTCCTTTCTCCTTTCCTCTGTAAGAGGGGGTATATTAAGCCTGATTATCTTACCGTCATTTGTTGGAGTAAGACCAAGTCCTGATTTGAGTATAGCCTTCTCTATTTCAGAGATAAGCTTTGGTTCCCATGGCTGAATGGTTATCTGTCGTGGATCTGGAATACCAAGCGTTGCAACTTGATTAAGAGGTGTGGGTGTTCCATAATAGTCCACTGTTATACCATCCAGCAAAGAAAGAGATGCCCTACCTGTCCTTATAGCAGCAAAGTCCTTCTTTAATGCATCTATGGACCCGTTCATCCTATCTGCAGCCTTTTTCTTAAATTCCTGCATGTTAGATCACCCCTTAACGATTGTGCCTACCTTCTTACCTACTACAATATTTTTAATATTATCCGCTTTTTTTATATTAAAAACAACTATGGGCAGATTATTATCCATACAGAGCGTTATAGCTGTAGAATCCATAACCTTGAGATTTTTTTTCAGGACATCAATATATGATATTTCATCAAACTTCTTTGCAGTGGGGTCTTTTACAGGGTCAGCAGTATATACACCATCAACCTTTGTGCCCTTGCATATTACATTAGCCCCTATTTCCATAGCACGAAGTGCTGCTGCAGTATCTGTTGTAAAATAAGGATTGCCTGTTCCAGCAGCAAATATCACGACTCTCCCTTTTTCGAGGTGCCTTATTGCCCTTCTCCTGATATATGTTTCAGCGAGTTCTCTCATTTCTATAGCAGACTGCACCCTTGTCTGCAGCCCTATCCTTTCGAGTGCATTTTGAAGTGCAAGGGCATTTATAACTGTTGCAAGCATTCCCATATAATCTGCTGATGCCCTTTCCATACCCTTTACTGATGCCTCAACACCCCTGAAAATATTACCACCACCGATTACAATTGCAACCTCAACCCCTATATCAACAATCTTTTTAATCTCATTTGCCATGTACTCCACGGTAGTAGGGTCTATGCCATACCCCTTGTCTCCCATAAGAGCTTCTCCGCTTAGTTTAAGCAAAACCCTTTTGTATTTGAGTTTATGCCTTTGTCCTGGCTCCTGTTTCATATCAGCCTTCACAAGATGTAGCCTTTTCTAATCCTTCACCAAGTTGAAATCTTGCAAACCTTCTCAAAACAATATTCTCACCAAGCTTTGCAATCTTTTCTGTTATCAAGTCCTTTATCTTTTGTTTCCCTTCAGGGTCTTTTATAAAGACCTGCTCAAGAAGGCATGTATCACTGTAGAATTTCTCGAGCTTGCCCTCGATAATCTTCTCTACGACTTGCGGCGGTTTGTTTGTAATTTGTGCCCTATAAATTTCCTTTTCTCTTTCTATCACATCTTGCGGAACATCTTCCCTTGATACATACATTGGATTTGCAGCAGCTATATGCATTGCTATGTCTCTGACAAGCCCTTTAAAATCATCTGTCTTTGCAACAAAGTCTGTCTCACAGTTTACCTCAACAAGAACGCCGAGTTTATCCATATGTATGTAAGAACCTATAATGCCCTCTGATGCTGCCCTGCTCGCCTTTTTTGCTGCAGTTGCAAGTCCTTTTTGTCTAAGAATATCGATTGCCTTTTCCATATCGCCGCCGCTTTCTATAAGAGCCTTTTTACAATCCATCATGCCTGCATTGGTTTTTTCACGCAATTCCTTGACCTTATCTGCTGTTACTGTCATTCTGCCATTTCCTCCTGCATGATTTTTTCTTCTATAGCCTCTCTTTCGACTTCCTCTTCTGCAGTCTTGGCGAGCACCCCTTTACCCTCTAAAACTGCATCAGCCATCTTAGATGCAATGAGCTTAATAGCCCTTATTGCGTCATCATTACCGGGAATGACATAATCTGCATCATCTGGGTCACAATTTGTATCAACAACAGCCACTACAGGAATGGAAAGCCTTCTTGCCTCTGCAACTGCAATCTTCTCCTTCTTAGGGTCAATAACAAAGAGCGCACCCGGTAGGCTCTTCATATCTTTTATTCCTGCCAGATTCTTTTCAAGCTTAATCCTCTCTTTTTCAAGTTGTGCAACTTCTTTTTTTGTAAGGACATTGTATGTGCCGTCTTCCTTCATCGCCTCTATCTTTTTGAGCCTTTCTATGCTCTGCCTTACTGTAAAAAAGTTTGTGAGCATACCGCCAAGCCATCTGTTATTTACATAAAACGCACCTGCCCTCTGTGCCTCTTCTGCTATGGAATCCTGCGCCTGTTTTTTTGTACCAACGAATAATACAGGTGCACCTGTAGACGCTACAGTCCTGATAAAACTATAAGCATCTTCAACCCCTTTTAAAGTCTTTTGCAGATCAACAATGTGGATTCCATTCCTTTCTCCGAAAATATATTTCTTCATTTTCGGATTCCATCTCTTTACCTGATGCCCGAAATGAACACCTGACTCAAGCAACTCCTTCATACTTATAACAGCCATATTTCCTCCTAAATGGTTTTTCCTCCGCCTAGTTCTCTTAAACCCATAACAACAGCAATGTTGCAATTATGAGACCATTTGAGAACACTTTGCACCCGGAAAGTCTATGACCTTCTGGGGACCCCGTTTCAGGCGTGTGTTTTAGCTGATAAAGATAGCACAAATGCCCCTTATTTTTCAAATCCCTTCTGGCAAGAACAAGCCTGTACTTAAATATCTGTCTCCTCTATCAGGGAATATAACAACAAGCTTCCTATTTTTCCCCAGCCTTTCTGCTACCTTCATAGCAGCCCACATGGCAGCACCTGATGATATACCTGCAAGTATGCCCTCCTTTAAAGCCAGTTGCTTCGTTGTATTTGCAGCATCTTCATCTGTTACCTGTATTACTTCATTATATATTTTTACATTCAAAACCCCTGGATAAAAACCTGCTCCTATACCTGCGATCTTGTGCTTCCCAGGATTACCGCCTGAAAGCACAGGTGAACCAGCGGGTTCAACAGCAGTTATCCATATATCAGGATTCTTTTCCCTTAATGCCTCACCTGTGCCTGTTATTGTACCACCTGTGCCAACTCCTGCTACAAAGGCATCAGGCACACAACCAATGGCATTTATTATCTCAACAGCAGTTGTTTGTCTGTGTATTTCAGGGTTTGCCTTGTTTTCAAACTGCTGAGGCATAAAAAAATCAGGATTATTCCTGTATATCTCCTCTGCCTTTTCTACTGCACCCATCATACCTTTTTCGCCAGGTGTCAGCACGAGTTCAGCACCAAATGCCTGCAGCAACTGCCTCCTTTCCATTGACATTGTCTCTGGCATTGTGAGAATAAGTTTATATCCCTTAACAGCAGATACCATTGCAAGCCCAATCCCTGTGTTTCCGCTTGTCGGCTCAATAATGGTGCTGCCTTTTCTTAACCTCCCTTCTTTTTCCGCTGTCTCTATCATTGACAGTGCTATCCTGTCCTTTACAGAGCCGCCCGGATTAAAGCCTTCAAGTTTTGCCCATATCTCAGCACTGTTGTCAGATGCCATCTTTCTTATCCTGACAAGCGGTGTATTGCCTATAAGACCCAAAATACTTTCATGCAGTTTCATAAAACCTCCACTTCAGATAGGCTTAAGGCTTTAGGCTGAAGGACATAAAATAGTCTTAAAAAAACATCAGACCTAATGCCTTAAGCCTATTCTTCAGCCTTAAGCCTATAGCCTTCAGCCTTCAGCCTATTTTCTGTCATCTAATAACCTCCCATTGATAAAGGCTTTGAGAGCATACCTGAATAATACCCAAAAAAATCTGCGATTTTTTGGAGACCCCTTTTTTCCTAATGTCTGGTAAATAATAAATATTTAATGCTAAAATTGCAAATTATGATAAGCCTGGGTTTCTCACCATGTCCTAATGACACCTTCATCTTTTACGCTCTCGTTAATAAAAAAATAGACCTAAGAGGTCTTGACTTCAGCCCTGTTATCAAAGATGTGGAGACATTAAACCAGCTTGCAATAAAAAGAGCAGTAGATGTAACAAAAATATCATGCCATGCCTTTTATTATTTACAGAAAGATTACCAATTCCTGAGATCAGGAGGGGCATTTGGCCGCGGATGTGGACCGCTATTAGTCCAGAAGACAAAAGACAGAAGTCAGAAGTTAGAAATAAAGAAGATAGCTATTCCCGGTGAACTTACAACAGCATTTCTCTTATTAAAACTCTATTTATCATCAAACTCATCACTTATCACTCCTCACTCGTCATTCGCACCCCAGAAAGTCGCAGACTTTCTGGAGACCTTGTCATTCATTGCCATGCCCTTCAATAAGATTATGGATGCTGTGAAAGATGAAAAAGTAGATGCTGGTCTTATAATACATGAAAGCAGATTCACATATCATGAATATGGACTTGCAAAGATTGCAGACCTTGGAGATTGGTGGGAAAAAGAGACAGGATTGCCCATTCCACTCGGGGGCATAATTGCGAAAAAATCTCTTGGTACAACAACCATAAAAACAATTGAATCTCTGATAAGGGCAAGTGTAGAATACTCTATGGTTCATAAGGAAGATACAATTTCTTTTATCAAAAATTATTCACAAGAACTGTCAGATGATGTAATATTTAAACACATATCCCTTTATGTAAATAATTATACTATTGATATTGGCAGTGACGGCGAAGCAGCACTTAATGAATTGATAAAAAGGGCAAAAAAATAGTAAGGAGAATGACTATGACAGCATCAATAGCCGAATTTACAAAAGAACCAAAGATTGCATATTTCTCGATGGAAATAGGGGTCAGGAGTGATATGCCAACATACAGCGGAGGACTCGGCGTGCTTGCGGGAGACACAATCAAATCAGCAGCAGACTTAAATCTTCCGCTCGTTGCAGTAACAATCCTCACCAAAAAAGGGTACTTTAAGCAAGAACTCGATATATACGGCAGACAGACAGAACTACCCGATGAATGGGACCCGAATAATTTCATGACCCAACTTAAAGAAAAAGTGAGCGTTTTTATCGAAGACAGAGAGGTTTACATCAGTGCATGGCTTTATGTTGTTGAAAGTATGAGGGGAACAAAGGTTCCAATTATATTTCTTGATACAGACCTACCTGAAAATGCACCTGAAGATAGAGGTATTACACATTACCTCTATGGTGGAGATCAGGCTTATAGACTAAAACAAGAAATAGTCCTTGGTATCGGCGGCACAAGAATGCTTGATGAGCTTGGATTTGAAATCAAAAAATATCATATGAATGAAGGGCACTCAGCACTCTTGACCCTTGAGTTATTAAAAAAATACAAAAGAGACATAGAAGAGGTCTGGGATGAAAGGCTGGTGTGGGATGAAGAAAAGGTAAGAAGCCTGTGTGTATTTACAACGCATACGCCTGTTGCAGCCGGACATGACAAATTTCCATATGACCTTGTGCAAAAGATAATGTGCAATATCATTCCAATCAATGTGATACAGGAATTGGCTGGACGCGAACACCTCAACATGACAATGCTTGCACTAAACCTCAGCAACTATATAAATGGAGTTGCTAAAAAACATGGTGAGGTATCAAAGGGGATGTTTCCGGGGTATGAAATACATGCCATAACAAATGGTGTCCATTCATTCACCTGGACATGCGACAGTATGAAAAGACTATATGACAAATATCTTCCGGGATGGGCAAATGAGCCAGAAATATTCGTTCGCGTTGGACGCATACCTGACGATGAACTATGGGAGGCCCATATGGAGGCAAAGAGGCACCTCATAGATTATGTCAATCGTGAAACACAGACAGGCATGAATTACGATACCCTTACCATTGGTTTTGCCCGGCGGGCAACTGCATACAAAAGGGCTGACCTTCTTTTTACAGATATTGACAGATTGGCTTATATTGGTGAGGGCAGACTGCAGATAATATACGCTGGAAAGGCACATCCGAGGGATGAGTCAGGGAAACAGCTTATACAACGTATATTTGAAATAAAAGAAAAGCTTAAAGACAAGATAAAAATTGCATTCCTTAAGAATTATAATATGGAACTTGCATTAAAACTCGTCTCAGGCGTTGATGTATGGCTCAACACTCCACTGAGACCGCTTGAGGCATCAGGCACAAGTGGCATGAAGGCAACTCACAATGGTGTTCCTAATTTTAGTGTGCTTGACGGCTGGTGGATAGAGGGATGGATAGAAGGATTCACAGGATGGGCAATAGGACCTTTGCCTGATGTGCCTGCAGACCCTGCAAGAGATGCAGATGACCTCTATTATAAACTGGAGACTGTTATTATACCGACATTTTACAATGACAAACATACATGGATCAGGATAATGCAAAACGCAATAGGAAAAAACGCATATTATTTCAACTCTCACAGGATGATGAGGAGATATGTAACAGAGGCTTATATAAGATAATCTGCTCACTATCCTTTTAAAAACAACTTGGGGTGAGCTATGAACGATTTAAACTATCAATCATAAACTGTTGCTATCATTAACCTAATTTTAATATGTTAAAACGAGTATTACAATTTGTCAGTTATCTCATCATTTCGCTGAGCTTTGGACTGCTGGTTATCACTTCCTTAGTATTATTAATCTCTTGTCCTTTTCCCTCAATGTTCTCTATAAACTGGTTAATATGTCTATACCTATCTGGTTCAGATCTTTAATTTTCTCTTGACAAATGCCATTTTTCTTGTTAATGTTTATAGCAAATCATTGATATTCAATAATCCACAAAAGAAAGGGGGGAAGTAATTTATGACAAAGGCAGAGCTTATCGATAAGATTGCATCAGTAGCAAGCCTTACAAAGACCGATGCTGCAAAGGCACTCGATGCAACTCTTGATGCAGTAAAGGCAGCTCTTAAAAAAGGCCAGAAAGTCACACTTGTCGGTTTCGGGACATTTTCAGTGTCAAAGAGAAAGGCAAGAAAAGGCCGCAATCCAAGGACAGGAGCAGAAATCAAGATTCCTGCAACAAAGGTCCCAAAGTTTACAGCCGGAAAGACACTAAAAGATGCAGTAAAATAATCTGATAATCTTTAAAATGAGGGGTGGCTGCTTTTAGTCACCCTTTATTTTTGCCAGAGGAGGAGGGAATATGCTTGCAGAATTTAGCATCATACCAATAGGCGTTGGCAGCAGCATTGGAGACCAGTTGGCTATTGCATTAAAAATTGTTGACGAAAGTGGTATGCCATATAAGGTCAATCCAATGGGTACAGTTGTTGAAGGTGAATGGGATAATATAATGAATCTTATAAAGCAGTGTCGCGATGAGGTCATGAAAAAAGGAGATAGGGTAATCATATCCATAACTATTGACGACAGAAAGGGAAAACAAAACAGAATAGAAGAAAAAGTTGCCTCTGTTGAGAAAAGAATAGGAAAGATATTAAAAAAATAACCTTGATGAGTGGCATTTTGACAATAAATAAGATACTTGCTGCAATAGACCTTGGACCAGATACAGAAAAGATACTTGCATATGCAGAATGGCTTTATAAGGTAGTAATCAGTGTCACTGGAGATACGCAGATTTTCTATGGCATAGATAAAGACAAAAAGGGTGATGCTCAAATAGAAATGCTTTATGTAATTGACTATGCTGTTACTCCTCCTGCATATCTGACCCCATATATAGAAAAAGAAAAGAGATTAGATGAAGGAGAACTCAAAAAATGGGCAGATAAACTCAATAACATGGGCATAAAAATAAGACACACTATTGCAGTTGGAAGGCTGATCGATGCATTTAATACAATAATAAAGGAGATAAGGGCAGATATACTCGTGCTCGGATATAGATCCCATGTTATCAGACCAAGCAGTTCAGAGCGCATTATAAAGTCGCTTAATATACCAATGTTAGTTATCAGGGGTAAAAAATCAGAAGGTGCTTATATAGGCGGTATCAGTATAAAACGGATTCTATGCGCAGTAGATTTTTCAGAACCCTCGAAAAAGGCATTAGAATTCGCAAGGTCATTATCTGAGGAGACTTCATCAGAACTCGTTGTGACCCATATAATTTCGAGTCTTAAAATAGAAAAAGGTTTTAAAAAATGGAAAGACCTGACAGAAAAAGACAAAAGCAATTACAGCAGCGGACTCATAGAAAATGCCGAGGAACAGATGTGCTCTCTCCTTAAGGTGTGCAATAAGACAGAGGGGATTGTAAAAATAGGAATCCCCCATGAAACTATAAATAATTTGGCAACACAAACAGATGCAGATATAATTGTCATAGGAGCAAGGGGACTTTCTTATACAAAGGGATTACTGCTTGGGAGTGTATCAGAGTCAGTAATAAAATCGTCTCCTTGCCCTGTTATAATTGTTCGATAAAGACATGGAAATTCTCTTTCTCATATTCAGCCTGATGATGATACTTCTCAGTGCTGAATTTTTTACAAATGGCATTGAATCTCTCGGAAGAAGACTCTCATTATCACAAGCAGTTGTTGGAAGCATCCTTGCTGCTGTTGGAACTGCTATGCCTGAAACAATACTCCCCTTTGTTGCAATCCTAATGCATAGCGGCGATGCAGCAAAAAAGATAGGAGTGGGAGCCATATTAGGAGCACCTTTTATGCTTTCTACGCTTGCTTTCTTTCTTGTTGGAGTTTCTGTAGTTGGCAGTTTTATTGCAAAAAAGAGGGAGTTTAAACTCTCTGTCGAAGTCCATTCCATGAAGCGCGACCTCTTATTTTTTATTGCAATGTACTCTACTGCTATATTTCTTCCACTTCTAATTCCAAAGTCTAATGTTTTTATAGCAATAGCCCTTCTCATTGGTTATATTGTGTATGCCTACTTCACATTCCGAGGTGAAAGTGGAGATATAATGCATGCAGAGGAGTTGTATTTCAAAAGATTTTTTGTCAAGAATAATCAACCCTCGGGTTTGCCTCTTATAATATTTCAAGTATTATTTGCACTTGTAATAATGATAAACAGCGCCCACTCATTTGTAAGCAATCTCGAAAAACTCTCGCTTTCATGGGGCATGAATCCAATGCTCTTTGCCCTTTTGGTAGCTCCTATTGCAACAGAA from Dissulfurispira thermophila carries:
- a CDS encoding universal stress protein; this encodes MTINKILAAIDLGPDTEKILAYAEWLYKVVISVTGDTQIFYGIDKDKKGDAQIEMLYVIDYAVTPPAYLTPYIEKEKRLDEGELKKWADKLNNMGIKIRHTIAVGRLIDAFNTIIKEIRADILVLGYRSHVIRPSSSERIIKSLNIPMLVIRGKKSEGAYIGGISIKRILCAVDFSEPSKKALEFARSLSEETSSELVVTHIISSLKIEKGFKKWKDLTEKDKSNYSSGLIENAEEQMCSLLKVCNKTEGIVKIGIPHETINNLATQTDADIIVIGARGLSYTKGLLLGSVSESVIKSSPCPVIIVR
- a CDS encoding sodium:calcium antiporter, with protein sequence MEILFLIFSLMMILLSAEFFTNGIESLGRRLSLSQAVVGSILAAVGTAMPETILPFVAILMHSGDAAKKIGVGAILGAPFMLSTLAFFLVGVSVVGSFIAKKREFKLSVEVHSMKRDLLFFIAMYSTAIFLPLLIPKSNVFIAIALLIGYIVYAYFTFRGESGDIMHAEELYFKRFFVKNNQPSGLPLIIFQVLFALVIMINSAHSFVSNLEKLSLSWGMNPMLFALLVAPIATELPEKFNSVTWTLKGRDTLAMGNITGAMVFQSTFPVSIGLLFTDWSISGFALFSAILALISAIVAIANIQISGKVSPLTILSGGLFYVIYAVAIIAK